From the genome of Hymenobacter gelipurpurascens:
GCTAAATGAAGCCATGCAGCCATTGGCAGCTGCGCTACCAGTTCCCGAGTATTATGCCGACAGGTTTTACCACCGATACCCAGTCGTAGGAATCAGCTGGGAGCAAGCAGATGCGTTTTGCCGCTGGCGTAGCCGAGTTGTAACGGCAGAATATAATAAACTGTACAGCCACGCTGATTCGTTGAGCCAAGGGTATGTCCGCATACTATATCGGCTGCCTACGGAAGCGGAATGGGAAATTGCTGCCCAAGGACAAAGTGGCTTACCCTACGGCTCGAGTTGCTTAAACCAGCCTGTTCAGATTAACCCAAAGGCGGCCGATTACCTAAAGCGGCGCTCTGGTAGCCAGGAAACCAGCCAGCAGATTCGTGCTGATATTGAAAGCTACAACCGCAGCCAGCCGAGTCGGGTAATGATAAACTACGCTCAGAAGGAACCTTATTTTCTTCGTCAGACAACGCCAGGCTACGTTTGGCAGGGCCCGCCGAATGCCTTTGGCCTATACCAGGCACTCGGCAACGCCGCCGAAATGGTGCAGGAACAGGGCATCACGAAAGGCGGCAGCTACCTCGACCCACTGGAAGCCTGTACTATCAAAGCGCGCGGCTCCTACAGTGGGCCGGCGCCGCACATCGGGTTCCGGTGCGCGTCAGAGGTATCCTACCCCAACCGCAAATAGCCTACTTCACAAACGCCAGCAGCGCCTCCAGGAATCGAGGTGTAGCTTCGAGGTGCGGAATATGGCCTACGCCGACTAGTGGCACCAGTTTGGCGCCTTTTATTTGGGCGGCGTTGCGGCGGCCCAGCTCCGGATACTGGCCTAGCGTGGCCAGCACCTTCGGGTCTTTCACTAGGCCCTTGCCTACTACGGTGCGGTCGTCCTGCCCTATGATGAGCAGGGTGGGCACCGTTATGCGGCTGAACTCGTAGCTCACGGGCTGCTGATAAATCATGTGGAAGGTGAGGGCATTGGCGCGGGCCACCTGCGGAAAATCGGGGTGGCGGGTTTGGGCCGCCAGGGGCAGCAGCCACTCGTCGTGGGCTTTGGGGTAGCCGTGGGGGTAGTAGGTGGCGTGGTACTTCCGGATGCTTTCCTCGGTGCTTTTGCGCTCCGAAGCTTCGGCCTGATCAATGGTTTGGAAGGGCACGCCCACCCGGTAGTCTTCGAGGCCAATGGGGTTTTCGAGCACGAGCTTCTCCGTAGCCGTCGGGTACATCAGGGCAAAGCGCGTGGCCAGCATACCGCCTATGGAGTGGCCTACGATG
Proteins encoded in this window:
- a CDS encoding formylglycine-generating enzyme family protein, translating into MPNWDPIPGLNDWDVIYFRQSANSCKDTFLLPPLSKWSDLRLGPGIVPLNNSGFGIDEAEISNLEWKFFQQQTTPDTGLNEAMQPLAAALPVPEYYADRFYHRYPVVGISWEQADAFCRWRSRVVTAEYNKLYSHADSLSQGYVRILYRLPTEAEWEIAAQGQSGLPYGSSCLNQPVQINPKAADYLKRRSGSQETSQQIRADIESYNRSQPSRVMINYAQKEPYFLRQTTPGYVWQGPPNAFGLYQALGNAAEMVQEQGITKGGSYLDPLEACTIKARGSYSGPAPHIGFRCASEVSYPNRK
- a CDS encoding alpha/beta fold hydrolase, whose amino-acid sequence is MKFLFLLLALCGTIAATAQTAPAPLNATLDGYEYPFPVKYLPLRLEGQALRMAYMDVPASAKANSRTVLLLHGKNFFGAYWRETVKALTAAGFRVVVPDQIGFGKSSKPDIHYSFHQLAHNTKHLLDTLGIQRAVIVGHSIGGMLATRFALMYPTATEKLVLENPIGLEDYRVGVPFQTIDQAEASERKSTEESIRKYHATYYPHGYPKAHDEWLLPLAAQTRHPDFPQVARANALTFHMIYQQPVSYEFSRITVPTLLIIGQDDRTVVGKGLVKDPKVLATLGQYPELGRRNAAQIKGAKLVPLVGVGHIPHLEATPRFLEALLAFVK